TCCGAGAACACCGCCTGGATGACCGCCAGCACTTCAGCGTCGTAGCGCACGCTCAGGCTGTCCTTGCCGATCACGTCGATGTCGCACTGGTAGAACTCGCGAAAACGACCGCGCTGGGCGCGCTCGCCACGGTACACGCGCTGCATCTGGTAGCGGCGGAACGGGAAGGTCAGTTCATGTTCGTGCTCGGCCACGTAGCGCGCCAGCGGCACGGTCAGGTCGAAACGCAGCGCCATTTCCGGCAGCGAACGATCACCCGATTCGGCGGCGTTGGCCAGCGCACCGGTGGACTGCACGAAATACACCTGGCGCTCGGTCTCGCCACCGGACTTGGTCAGCAGCACGTCGGACAGCTCGAACACCGGCGTCTCCACCGGCAGGAACCCGAAGCGCTCGTAGTTGCGGCGGATCACGTCCAGCATGCGCTGGAACGCAATCTGCTCGCGCGGCAGCAGTTCAAGGGTGCCGGGCGGGGTACGGGGCTTGATCACGGGCGGAACTCCTGCTGGAACGGGACGTGGGAGGGGGCGACATTCTAGCGCCCCCGCCTCGGGCAGGGTCGAACGGCCGCTTGAAGTATCATAAGGCCCTCCCCGCCCGCGATACGCCCCCGCAACATGTCACGGCCTTCCGGCGCCCCGCCCGCCACCAACGATCCCGCCTCGCCGTCCTGCACCACGCTGGACTGCCTGCACTGCTCGGTTCGCCACCTTGCGGTGTGCTCGGCGCTGTCGCCCGATGAAGTGCAGGCACTGGAACAGGTCACCGTTTCCCAGCAGGTCAGCATGGGCAGCACCCTGGCCCGCACCGGCGAAGAGCGCGACCATGTCTATACATTGACTGGCGGCGCCCTGCGCCTGGTGCGCACCCTGGCCGACGGCCGCCGCCAGATCAATGGCTTCGTACTTCCCGGCGACTACCTGGGGCTGAGCGGCAGCGACCACCACCGCTACGATATCGAGGCTATCGCCGACAGCCGCGTGTGCCGCGTTGCGCTGCCGCAGATGAAGGCGCTGCGCAGCCGCTTCCCGCACCTGGAGCGCAAGCTGCTGCAGCGTGCCTGCCAGGAACTGGACGCCGCACAGGACGCCGCACTGGCACTGGCGCGGCTACAGCCGGCCGAGAAACTGGCCGACTTCCTGCTGCGCCTGGCCGCGCGCGAGGCCAAGCTGGGCGGCGATGGCCTGCGCGTCTCGCTGCCGATGGGCCGTGGCGACATCGCCGACCATCTGGGCCTGACCATGGAAACGGTCAGCCGCACCTTCACCAAGCTGCGCCAGCAGGGGCTGATTGCCCTGCCCCACCTGAACGTCGTGGAGATCCTCGACGAGGACGGATTGCGCGGACTGGCGGGCGAAGGCCTGGCCTGACCTCCGCCAGCGCTCGCCGGGAATGGCCCGGCGCTACCCCGCTCGCTGACCTTCGGTAGCGCCGGGCCATGCCCGGCGGCTCTTGCTCAACCCAACAACACCTCACGCAACGCCGCGTAATCGGCCGCCAACGGTTCCGCGTGCGCAGGCCGCTGCAACAGTGCATCCAGCGCCGGCGGCACCGCCACCGCTTCGCCAATCAACGGCTCCACCACCGCCTCGAACTTGGCCGGATGTGCGGTGGCCACCACCGCCCAGTCGCCCTTGGCACCGCGTGCGCGCAGGTCCTGAAGCACCTTCACCGCCGTCGCCGTGTGCGGGCAGAACAGCTCGCCATTGCTGGCATGCGCAGCCGCAATCGTGGCGCGGATGGTCACGTCGTCCACCGCAAACGCACGGAAGGCCGCACGCAGCTCCGCGTCATCGCTGTGGTAGAGCCAGCGCAGACGCTCGAAGTTGCTCGGTGCGCCCACGTCCATCGCATTGGCCACGGTGGCCACGCTGGCCTGCGGTTGGTAATCACCGCCATTGAAGTAGGCCGGCAACACCGCGTTGGCATTGGTCGCCAGCACGATCTGCCCGATCGGCACCCCCAGCGCACGCGCCAGCACCGCAGCCATTGCGTTGCCAAGGTTGCCGGTCGGCACCACCAGGTTGAGCCGGCGACGGGTTTCAGCATGATGGGTCAGTGCCGCATGCGCGTAGTAGCTCATCTGCGGCAGCAGGCGGCCCAGGCTGATGCTGTTGGCCGAGCTCAGCGGCACCTGCGCCTGCAGTTCACGGTCGGCCAGCGCCTGCTTGACCATGGCCTGGCAGTCATCGAATGCACCGGCCACACGCAGCGCCTGGATGTTGTCGCCGAAGCAGCCCAGCTGGTGTGCCTGGCGTGGTGACACGCGGCCATCCGGATACAGCACCACCACCCGCACACCGGGCTGGCGATGGAACGCCGCCGCCACCGCGGCACCGGTAT
This genomic window from Stenotrophomonas maltophilia contains:
- the thrC gene encoding threonine synthase encodes the protein MQFVSTRGQSPAVGLSAAIAAGLASDGGLYVPQVLPAPRELQAGAALADTAADLLAPFFAGDALESVLPSICREAFDFPVPLRPLGNGDHVLELFHGPTAAFKDIGARFLAGTLSRLQAGKDRDLTIVVATSGDTGAAVAAAFHRQPGVRVVVLYPDGRVSPRQAHQLGCFGDNIQALRVAGAFDDCQAMVKQALADRELQAQVPLSSANSISLGRLLPQMSYYAHAALTHHAETRRRLNLVVPTGNLGNAMAAVLARALGVPIGQIVLATNANAVLPAYFNGGDYQPQASVATVANAMDVGAPSNFERLRWLYHSDDAELRAAFRAFAVDDVTIRATIAAAHASNGELFCPHTATAVKVLQDLRARGAKGDWAVVATAHPAKFEAVVEPLIGEAVAVPPALDALLQRPAHAEPLAADYAALREVLLG
- a CDS encoding Crp/Fnr family transcriptional regulator, which gives rise to MSRPSGAPPATNDPASPSCTTLDCLHCSVRHLAVCSALSPDEVQALEQVTVSQQVSMGSTLARTGEERDHVYTLTGGALRLVRTLADGRRQINGFVLPGDYLGLSGSDHHRYDIEAIADSRVCRVALPQMKALRSRFPHLERKLLQRACQELDAAQDAALALARLQPAEKLADFLLRLAAREAKLGGDGLRVSLPMGRGDIADHLGLTMETVSRTFTKLRQQGLIALPHLNVVEILDEDGLRGLAGEGLA